In Finegoldia magna ATCC 53516, a genomic segment contains:
- a CDS encoding AEC family transporter — protein MIMFVFMAMGYIFARTGFFSRETIREMTGFVMYVVGSSVIINAFNRPVTPVLLNNFGMTAFAAVVLMGSSILISHFLFKFDRFSKNENLSTYKFASVYSNCGFMGIPLIEALLGADGTFFAIPYLAVFNILLWSHGIGLYEMTGNGKIQWNKVVKNPCIISSVLGFVLFFFGVIYKMPNVVTKPVFYLASMNTPLSMIIIGANFVSITEPFHKDKMAWEVSFIRNILFPLIYIAILLIIPMNTDSKIATLAMASAPIAGVSVLFCLMFNKSTDFPSRALCLSTIFSVVTLPVIILIGSLIL, from the coding sequence TTGATTATGTTTGTGTTCATGGCTATGGGATATATTTTTGCAAGAACTGGGTTTTTCAGCAGAGAAACCATTCGTGAAATGACAGGTTTTGTAATGTATGTTGTGGGATCAAGTGTTATTATCAACGCGTTTAATAGACCCGTTACGCCAGTGCTATTGAACAATTTTGGTATGACTGCCTTCGCTGCGGTGGTTTTGATGGGTTCATCTATTTTGATTTCTCATTTTTTGTTCAAATTCGATAGATTTTCTAAAAACGAAAATTTAAGTACGTACAAGTTTGCATCTGTGTATAGCAATTGTGGTTTCATGGGGATTCCTTTGATTGAAGCATTGCTTGGAGCTGATGGAACTTTTTTCGCTATTCCTTACTTGGCGGTGTTCAATATTTTGTTGTGGAGTCACGGGATTGGTTTGTACGAAATGACTGGAAACGGGAAAATTCAATGGAATAAGGTTGTGAAAAATCCTTGTATTATTTCGTCTGTTTTAGGATTTGTTTTGTTTTTCTTCGGGGTTATTTATAAAATGCCGAATGTTGTGACAAAACCTGTTTTTTATTTGGCTAGTATGAATACTCCTCTTAGTATGATAATTATCGGTGCAAATTTCGTGAGTATTACAGAGCCTTTTCACAAAGACAAAATGGCGTGGGAAGTTTCTTTTATCAGAAATATTTTGTTTCCTTTGATTTATATCGCAATTTTGTTAATTATTCCGATGAATACAGATTCAAAGATTGCAACGTTGGCGATGGCATCAGCTCCGATTGCAGGAGTGAGTGTGCTTTTCTGTTTAATGTTTAATAAATCTACGGATTTTCCATCAAGGGCTTTGTGTTTGTCGACGATATTTTCGGTGGTGACTTTGCCGGTAATAATTTTGATTGGTAGTTTAATCCTTTAA
- a CDS encoding PTS sugar transporter subunit IIA: MSDLIKKELIRIEDRANDWKDAIRIAAKSLLDNGYINEQYVEDMIKSVEDAGPYIVLAPNIAVPHARPNGNVAKMAISLTKLNEPVNFRNEEEDEDNWVRILFCLAAVDSSSHIVALQQLAVLLDSDEITDELIGAKSEDEMLDIINEKLEEGNDD; this comes from the coding sequence TTGAGCGATTTAATAAAAAAAGAATTAATACGAATTGAAGATCGTGCAAATGATTGGAAGGATGCAATAAGAATTGCAGCAAAAAGTTTGTTGGACAATGGTTACATTAACGAACAATATGTAGAAGACATGATAAAAAGCGTTGAGGATGCGGGCCCATACATTGTGCTTGCTCCGAACATTGCGGTTCCTCATGCACGACCAAACGGCAATGTAGCCAAAATGGCGATTAGTTTGACAAAATTAAATGAGCCTGTGAATTTTAGAAACGAAGAAGAGGATGAGGACAACTGGGTAAGAATTTTGTTCTGTTTGGCAGCGGTGGATTCTTCATCACACATTGTGGCACTTCAACAATTGGCAGTGCTTTTGGATTCAGACGAAATTACAGATGAGCTTATTGGCGCAAAATCTGAAGACGAAATGTTGGATATTATTAACGAAAAATTAGAGGAGGGAAATGATGATTAA
- a CDS encoding PTS sugar transporter subunit IIB, which translates to MINIVTVCGNGIGSSLLLKMKVEAICKDMGIEANVESCDSNAAVGKGADLFVTVKEFKSIFSDDQKVAIVKSYTNRKKIEEDLVPVLEEFK; encoded by the coding sequence ATGATTAATATTGTTACTGTATGTGGAAACGGAATTGGAAGTAGTCTTCTTTTGAAAATGAAAGTGGAAGCTATTTGCAAGGATATGGGAATTGAAGCTAACGTAGAATCTTGTGATTCTAACGCAGCTGTAGGAAAAGGCGCTGACCTTTTTGTAACTGTTAAGGAATTTAAGTCAATTTTTTCAGATGATCAAAAAGTAGCCATAGTAAAAAGCTACACTAACAGAAAGAAAATCGAAGAAGATTTGGTTCCTGTTTTAGAAGAATTCAAATAA
- a CDS encoding PTS ascorbate transporter subunit IIC, with the protein MGFLNVLKDILSEPAFLMGLIAMVGLIALKKPAHKVMTGTLGPILGYLMLAAGANVITTNLDPLSQMIQHGFNITGVVPNNEAITSVAQKVLGVETMSILLVGLIFNLLIARFTRYKYIFLTGHHSFFMACLLSATLGAIGFKGVALVLAGGFILGAWSSISPAIGQKYTLKATDGDEIALGHFGSLGYYLSAFIGSLVGKDSKSTEDIEIPEKWGFLRNTTISTALTMIVFYLIASIKAGPDFVGKLSNGQNPYLFAIISALNFAVGVAIVYAGVRMILADLIPAFEGIATKLIPNSVPAVDCAVFFPYAPTAVILGFACSFVGGLIGMFILGAIGGVLIIPGLVPHFFCGATAGIYGNATGGRRGAMVGSFINGLFLAFLPAFLLPVLGQLGFNNTTFGDFDFGVLGILLGKIGNAMGNVGVYIIIAVLLVALIAPSIITKKDTAINNEQ; encoded by the coding sequence ATGGGATTTTTAAATGTTTTAAAAGACATTCTATCTGAGCCTGCGTTTTTGATGGGTCTTATCGCAATGGTAGGTCTTATCGCACTTAAAAAACCAGCTCACAAGGTAATGACTGGTACATTGGGTCCTATTTTGGGATATTTAATGTTGGCTGCAGGTGCTAATGTCATCACGACTAACTTGGATCCATTGAGTCAAATGATTCAACACGGATTCAACATCACAGGTGTTGTTCCTAATAACGAAGCCATCACATCTGTTGCGCAAAAAGTTTTGGGCGTAGAAACAATGTCAATTTTGTTAGTAGGACTTATTTTTAACTTATTAATAGCAAGATTTACAAGATACAAATACATTTTCTTAACTGGTCACCACAGCTTCTTCATGGCTTGTCTATTGTCAGCAACTTTAGGTGCAATCGGATTTAAGGGCGTGGCTTTGGTATTGGCTGGTGGATTTATATTGGGAGCTTGGAGTTCAATTTCTCCAGCAATCGGACAAAAATACACTTTGAAAGCTACTGACGGAGACGAAATCGCACTTGGTCACTTCGGATCATTGGGATATTATTTGTCAGCTTTTATCGGTTCATTAGTTGGAAAAGATTCCAAATCAACTGAAGATATCGAAATTCCAGAAAAATGGGGTTTCTTGAGAAATACTACAATTTCAACAGCGTTGACAATGATTGTGTTCTATTTAATCGCAAGTATCAAAGCTGGTCCTGATTTTGTCGGCAAACTGTCTAACGGACAAAACCCATATTTGTTTGCAATCATCTCTGCGTTAAACTTCGCAGTTGGTGTAGCAATCGTATATGCAGGTGTTAGAATGATTTTAGCAGATTTGATTCCTGCATTCGAAGGAATTGCTACAAAACTTATTCCTAACTCTGTTCCTGCAGTTGACTGTGCAGTATTCTTCCCATACGCACCAACAGCAGTTATTTTGGGATTTGCATGTAGTTTTGTAGGCGGATTAATCGGTATGTTTATTTTGGGAGCTATCGGTGGAGTATTAATTATTCCAGGACTTGTTCCTCACTTCTTCTGCGGTGCAACTGCTGGTATTTACGGTAATGCAACTGGTGGTAGAAGAGGAGCTATGGTGGGTTCATTCATCAACGGATTATTCTTGGCATTCTTACCAGCATTCTTACTTCCAGTTTTAGGACAATTAGGATTTAACAATACAACATTCGGGGATTTTGACTTCGGAGTTTTGGGAATTTTATTAGGAAAAATCGGAAATGCTATGGGTAATGTCGGAGTGTATATCATTATCGCAGTTTTATTAGTAGCGTTAATCGCTCCATCAATAATTACAAAGAAAGATACTGCAATTAACAACGAACAATAA
- a CDS encoding transaldolase, with amino-acid sequence MEKINTKIYSDGAVLEDMLESLASKKVTGFTTNPSLMKKAGITDYVEFAKKVLEEITGYPVSFEVFADDLETMEKEADKISSLGDNVYVKIPVTTSNGTSTAPLLKKLSSKGIKLNVTAIFTVDQVREVVDNLTEGVPSIVSVFAGRIADTGVDPMPIMKESLEICKTKKGCELLWASPREVFNIYQANELGVDIITCTPAIIKKLSLMGKDLNEYSLDTVKTFCKDSKELGFSIL; translated from the coding sequence ATGGAGAAAATTAATACAAAAATTTATTCAGACGGTGCAGTCTTAGAAGATATGTTAGAATCATTGGCATCAAAAAAAGTAACTGGATTTACAACTAATCCATCTTTGATGAAAAAAGCTGGAATCACAGATTACGTTGAATTTGCCAAGAAAGTTTTAGAAGAAATCACAGGATATCCAGTATCATTTGAAGTATTTGCAGATGATTTGGAAACTATGGAAAAAGAAGCAGACAAAATCTCTTCATTAGGAGACAATGTTTACGTCAAAATTCCTGTGACTACAAGTAATGGAACATCAACTGCTCCACTATTGAAAAAACTTAGCTCAAAAGGAATTAAACTTAACGTAACAGCAATCTTCACAGTGGATCAAGTAAGAGAAGTCGTAGACAACTTGACAGAAGGAGTGCCTAGCATCGTTTCAGTATTTGCTGGAAGAATTGCAGACACTGGAGTTGATCCAATGCCAATCATGAAAGAATCCTTGGAAATTTGCAAAACTAAAAAAGGTTGTGAATTGTTGTGGGCATCTCCAAGAGAAGTGTTCAACATTTACCAAGCAAATGAATTGGGAGTAGACATCATCACATGTACTCCTGCAATCATCAAGAAACTTTCATTGATGGGAAAAGATTTAAACGAATATTCACTAGACACAGTGAAAACATTCTGCAAAGACTCAAAAGAATTAGGATTTTCAATCCTTTAA
- a CDS encoding type II toxin-antitoxin system RelE/ParE family toxin encodes MIYEIKITDQADNDIRNIYEYIAYELQSPENANGQLDRIEKCIMSLHDMPERHRFYDSEPWKSRGLHIVPVDNYCILYIVDNDDTTVSIMRVMYLGRDIDVQLNKYTKYDK; translated from the coding sequence ATGATTTATGAAATCAAAATTACTGACCAAGCTGATAATGATATTCGTAATATATATGAATATATTGCCTACGAATTGCAGTCACCTGAGAATGCCAATGGTCAACTGGACAGAATTGAAAAGTGTATTATGAGTCTTCACGATATGCCAGAGCGCCATCGTTTTTATGATAGCGAACCGTGGAAAAGTCGTGGACTTCATATTGTTCCGGTAGATAATTATTGCATTCTATATATTGTAGATAATGATGATACAACAGTTTCAATCATGCGAGTGATGTATTTAGGTCGTGATATTGATGTTCAACTTAACAAATACACAAAATACGATAAGTAG
- a CDS encoding type II toxin-antitoxin system RelB/DinJ family antitoxin — MAAKSANLYARIEPEVKEKAESILSALGIPASSAINMFYKQIILQRGLPFEVKLPSSRPVDMSFLSETELNEELEKGYADIKAGRTREASAVFADIRKDYNL; from the coding sequence ATGGCAGCAAAATCAGCAAATCTTTATGCTCGTATTGAACCAGAGGTAAAAGAAAAGGCAGAAAGTATTTTATCTGCACTTGGTATTCCTGCATCCAGTGCTATTAATATGTTTTATAAACAGATAATTCTTCAGAGAGGACTTCCTTTTGAAGTGAAATTGCCATCTTCTCGTCCTGTAGATATGTCCTTTTTATCAGAAACAGAACTGAACGAAGAGCTTGAGAAAGGATATGCGGATATCAAAGCAGGAAGAACAAGAGAAGCAAGCGCAGTTTTTGCAGACATCCGTAAGGATTACAACCTATGA
- the secA gene encoding preprotein translocase subunit SecA → MGVFESIFGSANKKELKKIEPIIKKIESYDKSMQQLSDDELKHKTVEFKERLKNGETLDDILPEAFAVVREASYRVLGMKQYRVQLIGGVVLHQGRIAEMKTGEGKTLVATLPAYLNALSGKGVHVVTVNDYLAKRDKEWMGKVHEFLGLTVGVIVYGLDNDERRENYACDITYGTNNQYGFDYLRDNMVIYKKDKVQRGLNFAIVDEVDSILIDEARTPLIISGQGDESTDMYMRANMFANGLTGRIMDPEEDKPDIFDREFKDETVDFLVDEKRKTASLTEIGTKKAEEYFGVENLSDPNNMELAHHINQALKANNTMKRDIDYVVKDDEILIVDEFTGRIMEGRRYSDGLHQAIEAKEGVEVKSESKTLATVTFQNYFRMYNKLSGMTGTAKTEEAEFNEIYKMDVVEIPTNKPVARVDEQDRVYINENAKFNAIVEEIKEIHKTGQPILVGTISIEVSEKLSKLLKKNGIKHDVLNAKQHEREAEIVAQAGMFDKVTIATNMAGRGTDILLGGNPDFLAKHDMKKQGYGEYVIESLDSFLPSTDEELVAARNVYNELYKKYKKMTDEDKKKVLEVGGLYIIGTERHESRRIDNQLRGRSGRQGDPGKSRFFVSLGDNLMRLFGGETIQKYAESGKFPEDEPMEFRTITKAIERAQTKVESNNFGIRKNVLKYDDVMNAQRKVIYTERDKVLDGEDMHESIVAMIKDIIANAIDTYCQDPKSENWEMEALMTYLNTFIPEGTLDLTRLNSYNKKTFTDYVTQKALEVYGEKEEAIGKEKFREIERVILLMVVDRKWMDHIDAMDQLRQGIGLRAFGQQDPVRAYNNEGFEMFEDMNHSIKEDTVRGMFNVQPVEEIERKQVAHETSATGGEEEINKPVVKGKKIGRNDPCPCGSGKKYKNCCGKNR, encoded by the coding sequence ATGGGAGTATTTGAATCTATTTTTGGCTCAGCTAATAAAAAAGAGCTAAAGAAAATAGAACCAATTATTAAAAAAATTGAATCATATGATAAGTCTATGCAACAATTATCAGATGATGAATTAAAGCATAAAACTGTTGAATTCAAGGAAAGATTAAAAAACGGAGAAACTTTGGATGATATTTTGCCAGAAGCGTTTGCTGTAGTTAGAGAAGCCAGCTACAGAGTTTTGGGTATGAAACAATATCGTGTGCAATTAATCGGTGGTGTTGTATTACACCAAGGTAGAATTGCAGAAATGAAAACTGGTGAAGGTAAGACTTTGGTTGCAACTTTACCTGCATATTTGAATGCGCTTAGTGGTAAGGGCGTTCACGTGGTTACTGTCAATGATTATCTTGCAAAGAGAGATAAGGAATGGATGGGAAAAGTTCACGAATTTTTAGGATTAACTGTAGGCGTTATCGTTTATGGTTTGGACAATGATGAAAGACGTGAAAACTACGCTTGTGACATTACTTACGGTACTAATAACCAATACGGTTTCGACTATTTGCGTGACAACATGGTTATTTACAAAAAAGACAAGGTTCAAAGAGGCCTTAACTTTGCAATCGTGGACGAAGTTGACTCTATCTTAATAGATGAAGCTAGAACTCCACTTATTATTTCTGGTCAAGGCGACGAATCCACAGATATGTACATGAGAGCAAATATGTTTGCTAATGGTTTGACTGGACGTATTATGGATCCAGAAGAAGACAAGCCAGATATTTTCGATCGTGAATTCAAGGATGAAACTGTTGATTTCTTGGTTGACGAAAAGAGAAAAACTGCCAGTCTTACAGAAATTGGTACTAAAAAAGCCGAAGAATATTTTGGCGTGGAAAACTTGTCTGACCCTAATAACATGGAATTAGCTCACCACATTAACCAAGCTTTGAAGGCTAACAATACAATGAAACGTGATATTGATTACGTAGTAAAAGATGACGAAATCCTTATCGTTGATGAATTTACTGGTCGTATCATGGAAGGTAGAAGATATTCTGATGGTCTTCACCAAGCTATAGAAGCAAAAGAAGGTGTTGAAGTTAAGAGCGAATCTAAAACTTTGGCAACAGTTACATTCCAAAACTACTTCAGAATGTACAACAAATTAAGTGGTATGACTGGTACTGCCAAGACTGAAGAAGCAGAATTCAATGAAATTTACAAGATGGACGTTGTTGAAATCCCTACTAACAAACCAGTAGCCAGAGTTGACGAACAAGACAGAGTATACATCAACGAAAACGCTAAGTTCAACGCAATCGTTGAAGAAATAAAAGAAATTCATAAGACTGGACAACCAATTCTAGTTGGTACTATTTCAATTGAAGTTTCAGAAAAGTTGTCCAAATTGTTGAAGAAAAATGGAATCAAACACGACGTATTGAACGCTAAGCAACACGAACGTGAAGCAGAAATTGTAGCACAAGCAGGTATGTTTGACAAAGTTACTATCGCAACAAACATGGCAGGTCGTGGTACCGACATTCTTTTAGGTGGTAACCCAGATTTCTTAGCAAAACACGATATGAAAAAACAAGGTTACGGCGAATACGTAATCGAAAGTTTGGATTCATTCTTGCCAAGTACAGACGAAGAATTAGTTGCAGCAAGAAATGTATACAACGAATTATACAAAAAATACAAGAAAATGACTGACGAAGATAAGAAGAAAGTTCTTGAAGTCGGAGGATTATATATAATTGGTACTGAACGTCACGAATCACGTCGTATCGACAACCAATTGCGTGGTCGTTCTGGCCGTCAAGGAGACCCTGGTAAATCAAGATTCTTCGTATCATTAGGAGACAACTTAATGAGATTGTTCGGTGGAGAAACTATCCAAAAATACGCTGAATCTGGCAAATTCCCAGAAGACGAACCAATGGAATTCAGAACAATCACTAAAGCAATCGAAAGAGCGCAAACAAAAGTTGAATCTAATAACTTTGGTATCAGAAAGAACGTATTGAAATACGACGACGTTATGAATGCACAACGTAAAGTAATTTATACTGAAAGAGATAAAGTACTTGACGGAGAAGACATGCACGAATCTATCGTGGCTATGATTAAGGACATCATTGCTAATGCAATTGACACATATTGCCAAGATCCAAAATCAGAAAATTGGGAAATGGAAGCGTTGATGACATATCTTAACACATTCATTCCAGAAGGAACATTGGATCTTACAAGACTTAACAGCTACAACAAGAAAACTTTCACAGATTATGTAACACAAAAAGCATTGGAAGTTTATGGAGAAAAAGAAGAAGCCATCGGCAAAGAAAAATTCAGAGAAATCGAACGTGTAATTCTTCTTATGGTTGTAGATAGAAAATGGATGGATCACATTGATGCGATGGATCAATTGCGTCAAGGTATCGGTCTAAGAGCGTTCGGTCAACAAGACCCAGTAAGAGCTTACAACAATGAAGGTTTCGAAATGTTTGAAGATATGAACCACTCTATAAAAGAAGACACAGTTAGAGGAATGTTCAACGTTCAACCAGTTGAAGAAATCGAAAGAAAACAAGTTGCTCACGAAACATCAGCAACAGGTGGAGAAGAAGAAATTAACAAACCAGTAGTTAAAGGTAAGAAGATCGGTAGAAACGATCCATGTCCATGCGGAAGTGGTAAGAAATACAAAAACTGCTGTGGTAAAAATAGATAA
- the prfB gene encoding peptide chain release factor 2 (programmed frameshift) yields MDVFLINEKIENLSQNLKEIKESLDLDNLRKKLDELQQETLKQGFWDDSDKAQAIFDELNSIKADVENYDEIEEKIEEVKMMLEISKEDNTEEYEKEISKTLKSLEEKVDEFKIKTLLVGEYDKNNAIMSIHAGAGGTEAQDWAEMLLRMYTRWIADKKYSYKITDYNQDTEGGIKSVSLIVQGINAYGFLKSEKGVHRLVRISPFDQQKRRHTSFASVDVFPEIKDSHNIQIDDKDLKVDTYRASGAGGQHVNMTDSAVRITHIPTGVTVQCQTERSQIANRKYAMDMLIAKLIMIKEEEKREKIEDIQGKYNQIAWGSQIRSYVFQPYTLVKDHRTNFESSQVQDVLDGDLDKFINAYLSHN; encoded by the exons ATGGACGTATTTTTAATTAACGAAAAAATAGAAAATTTATCTCAAAATCTAAAAGAAATAAAGGAGTCTCTT GACTTAGACAATTTAAGAAAAAAATTAGATGAATTGCAACAAGAAACATTGAAACAGGGCTTTTGGGATGACAGCGACAAAGCACAAGCAATCTTCGACGAATTGAATTCCATAAAAGCTGATGTCGAAAACTACGATGAAATCGAAGAAAAAATCGAAGAAGTCAAGATGATGCTCGAAATCAGCAAGGAAGACAACACAGAAGAATACGAAAAAGAAATCTCCAAGACACTCAAAAGTTTGGAAGAAAAAGTCGACGAATTCAAAATCAAAACGCTCTTGGTGGGAGAATACGACAAGAATAATGCGATTATGTCCATTCACGCAGGTGCAGGTGGGACTGAAGCACAAGATTGGGCGGAAATGTTACTGAGAATGTACACGAGGTGGATTGCGGACAAGAAATATTCCTATAAAATCACCGACTACAACCAAGATACAGAAGGTGGCATCAAATCCGTATCGTTAATCGTACAAGGAATTAACGCTTATGGATTTTTGAAAAGCGAAAAAGGAGTCCACAGACTTGTCAGGATTTCTCCGTTTGACCAACAAAAACGTCGCCACACATCATTCGCATCAGTGGACGTCTTCCCAGAAATCAAAGACAGTCACAACATCCAAATAGACGACAAAGATTTGAAAGTGGACACTTACAGAGCATCAGGTGCCGGTGGACAACACGTCAACATGACAGACTCTGCAGTTAGAATCACACACATTCCAACAGGAGTCACAGTCCAATGTCAAACAGAAAGATCACAAATCGCCAACAGAAAATACGCCATGGATATGCTTATCGCCAAGCTCATCATGATAAAAGAAGAAGAAAAGCGTGAAAAAATCGAAGACATCCAAGGAAAATACAACCAAATAGCGTGGGGCTCCCAAATCAGATCCTACGTCTTCCAACCATACACATTGGTAAAAGATCACAGAACAAACTTTGAAAGTTCACAAGTGCAAGATGTGCTTGATGGTGATTTGGATAAATTCATAAATGCGTATTTGAGCCACAATTAA
- a CDS encoding HipA domain-containing protein yields MEYVIYNKNTLVFSFEMIHNKIIKIIEIYNPKYRPVQVKYNNKKNIIEKSSFEHFLKGRRIPDTRQDKDIILKNIQGKSLYELSLAYYGLSLSDQYWIKEKNDSVEWKDINFFQNDFSQDMGLFMFGKSDSSFSLKTPNNTSDGWLKKAWMLNEGKRILVKGSSKPFYQEAFNEKIAYEISKILGINHIKYEIKKIGDKYCSVCENFIDENTELVPVNAIVQNVQKPNHISMYDFVVEELQKLGISDAKAKIDDMLFLDYIIFNEDRHFNNFGFIRDVETLEVRGMAPIYDSGTSLFYNTLDTAINSYNPDVKPFYTDRKKQFELIKEKIDKKIDANKIYEIIVDVLSESEYLEEFAPDRKKIIADRVAKSI; encoded by the coding sequence ATGGAATATGTAATCTACAATAAAAACACGCTGGTGTTTTCGTTTGAAATGATTCACAACAAAATCATAAAAATCATAGAAATATATAATCCAAAATACAGACCGGTGCAAGTTAAATACAACAACAAGAAAAATATAATCGAAAAAAGTAGCTTCGAGCATTTTCTAAAAGGTAGAAGAATTCCAGATACCAGACAGGACAAGGACATTATTTTGAAAAACATTCAAGGCAAATCGCTTTACGAACTTAGCTTGGCGTATTACGGACTATCTCTTTCCGATCAATATTGGATAAAAGAAAAAAACGACAGCGTAGAATGGAAAGACATCAACTTTTTCCAAAATGATTTCTCACAAGATATGGGGCTTTTTATGTTTGGCAAATCCGACAGTTCTTTTTCATTAAAAACTCCGAACAACACATCAGATGGTTGGCTTAAAAAAGCATGGATGCTAAATGAAGGTAAGAGAATTCTCGTTAAAGGCTCATCAAAACCATTTTATCAAGAAGCTTTCAACGAAAAAATAGCGTATGAAATCTCAAAAATTCTTGGAATTAATCATATAAAATACGAGATTAAAAAAATCGGAGATAAATATTGTTCGGTGTGTGAGAATTTCATCGATGAAAATACGGAGCTTGTCCCAGTTAATGCGATTGTTCAAAATGTTCAAAAACCTAATCATATTTCAATGTATGATTTCGTGGTAGAAGAATTACAAAAACTTGGGATATCTGATGCAAAAGCCAAAATCGATGACATGCTATTTCTTGATTATATAATTTTCAACGAAGACAGACATTTTAATAATTTTGGATTCATAAGAGATGTTGAAACGCTTGAAGTTAGAGGAATGGCTCCGATTTATGATTCGGGAACAAGCTTATTCTACAACACGCTTGATACTGCGATAAATTCTTACAATCCTGATGTGAAGCCGTTCTACACTGACAGAAAAAAACAGTTTGAATTAATCAAAGAAAAAATCGACAAAAAAATTGATGCGAATAAAATTTACGAAATAATCGTAGACGTACTTTCAGAAAGTGAGTATCTCGAAGAATTTGCACCTGATAGGAAAAAAATCATCGCAGACAGAGTAGCAAAATCTATATAA